In the Phaeobacter piscinae genome, ATCGCAGAGCCAACAGGAGAAGGCGCCCCTGAGGCGCCTTTTCTTGTGACTGACTGCTACAGGTTGGAAAGGGCCTTATTAGGGCTTTGGATGATCGTCCCACTCATCGCTTAGGATGCGGCGGGCGTCCCCTTCAGGATCATCATATTGATTCGAACGTACGGTATAAAGGAACCCGACAAGGCCAACGCCTCCCAGGAACAGGGATATCGGGATCAGATAGGTCAGTACGCTCATCAAAACTCTCTTGGTCTGGATCAGCCGCAGCCTGCGCGGGTCACTAACGCAGGCGCAGCGCGTTCAGGGATACTGTAATCGACGAGGTCGACATCGCCAAGGCGGCCACCAATGGGGTCGCAAGCCCAGCGACTGCGAGGGGAACTGCGATCACATTGTAAAGCGTCGCAATGCGGAAATTCTCGCGGATGCGGCGGGTGGCTTTCTGGGCAACGGTGCAGGCTTCAGCGATAGGTGACAGATCCTGCCCAAGCAGAACAATATCTGAGGCCACCCGTGCTGCATCCAGCGCTGAGGCCGGCGAAATGGAGACATGGGCCGCCGCCAGCGCTGCCGTGTCATTAAGCCCATCGCCTACCATCAACACCCGATGCCCCTGCTGAGACAACAGTGATACTTGGTCACATTTGTCTTGTGGCAAGGCTGCGGCAATCCAGCTCTTAATTCCAAGACGCGTTGCAAGATCACAAACCGCCCCCTCTGCATCACCGGAGATCAGCCAGACATCTTTGCCCGCGTTCAAAAGCGCCCTAACGGCGTCAGCAGCGCCGGGCCGCAGACTGTCGGAAAACGTCAGAGCCTGCGGTGCGCCTGCCCCCCGATCAAGATAGGCCGCTGTCTTCTCCCCCGGTTCGGCTCCGACCCAGGCCGCACGACCAAGACGCACACGTTGCCCCCCATACAAGGCTTCACTGCCATATCCGGGAACTTCTTCTTGTGCCGTCACGACGGCCGCCTTGATCCCGGCCTGCGCGGCCGCACGGCAGATTGCGACTGACAGCGGGTGGTCCGATCCCTGCGCCAACGCATAGGCCAGCCTCTGGTCCGACAACGACAATTGGTCGAAATCATCACAGCGCGGCTGCCCGTTGGTCAGCGTGCCGGTTTTATCGAAAACGACGGTATCCACCTCAGCCAGACGTTCCAGCGCGGTTGCATGTTTGATCAACATACCTTTTTTGAACAAACGGCCCGAGGCTGCCGTGGTCACCGCAGGCACCGCCAGCCCCAGCGCACAGGGGCAAGTGATGATCAAGACAGCTGCCGCGATATTCAGCGCGACCCGCATGTCGAAGGTGAAGAGATACCAGCCGAGGAAGGCCAGCCCCGACAGAATGTGAACCCCCGGCGCATAAAGCTTTGCCGCACGATCCGCCAATGAGGTATAGCGCGAGCGTCCGGATTCCGCGATGGCGACAAGATCCGCCAGCTGATGCAGAGAGCTTTCGTTCCCGACCGCCGTCGCGCGGATCACCAAGGGACCGGTCAGATTGACCTCACCCGCAGAAACCGAGCTTCCGACTTCGGCAAAAACCGGCAGCGTTTCGCCGGTCAGCAGGGATCGGTCCAGTTCAGACTGCCCCTCCAGCACGACGCCATCTACGGGCATTCGCCCACCTGGGCGCACAAGAATATGGTCATCAATGACCAGATCTGCGACCGCCACTTCCACCGGTTGCCCCGCCGAATCCAGGCGTAGCGCACGCGGCACTTCCAGGGCGGCCAATTCCTCCGCAGCGGACCGGGCGACCGCGCGGGTGCGATGATCCAGATACCGCCCGGCCAGCAGGAAGAAGGTCAACGTCAGCGCCGCATCGAAATACGCATGCTCTCCGGACAGGGAGGTCTCCCACAGCGATGTCAGCAGGGCCAGAACAATTGCCAGAACAATCGGCACGTCCATGTTCAACCGCCCCACCCGAAGGGCTTGCCAAGCATTGCGAAAGAACGGCTGCCCCGCAAACAAGATCGCCGGGAAGGTGATCGCCGCAGAGATCCAATGGAACATATCGCGGGTAGCGTCGCTCGCCCCGGACCAGACCGAAATCGACAGCAGCATCACGTTCATGGAGGCGAAGAAGGCAACCGCCAACCGCATCAACAGGTCACGACCGGCCTGATCTGTCTGGGTTGCACTTAGCGCCGCGAGGTCCAGCTCGTGCGCCTCGAACCCCAAGCGTTCCAGCACCGGCACCAGATCCAATGCGCGCACGTCGGGGTCCGCCTCAATCAGCGCGCGCTTCAGTGTGAGATTCACCCGTGCGCTCCGCACGCCCGGCACCGCGTTCAATCCGCGCTCAACGGTTGAGATACAGGCCTGACAGTGAATGCTGGGCAGTGACAGCGCCAGACGCGCCTCCGTTGGCGCCTGTTCTACTGTGCCATTTGGTGCGGCAACGCAGCCCGGACAGGCCGCAAGCTGAGGGCGGACGGCGGTGCTCATCGTTTACCGCGCCACATGCAGGATGACACGCTGCGTAAACTCCGTACCGTCCTCCGCCCGTGCGACCATTCGGATGTTCCAGTTTCCAGCGCTCAACTCAGCCGGAGCAACATAAGCCGTGCCGTCAAACCGGAAATCCGGGGTCTGGTCGTCCTTCACATGGGTCGCACGGCCAAGGGTCGCGCGCAACGCGGCGACCTCAACCGGGGCACCATCGACATCGGTGATTTCCAGTTTCACCTGATCGCCGATAGCCGAGGCATAGACCGACCAGCCCAGCGCCTGCTGCGCATCGCGGCGGGCATCAAAGCTCTGGCTGGCGACATAGCTGTTCTTCACCTCAAGCCCCGGAAAGGTGCGCACCGCATTGACCGCCAGCGCAATATTGACGCCGATAATCACGGTGAACGCCCCGCCAAAAACCATGAGCATGTGCCAGCCGGTGAACTGCCGTGATGTTTTACCTTCACTCATTGCCCGGCTCCCCGCCCGTTAAAGCTGGTATCCTTATACGCGCGCTCTCCGTTGTCGAGATCAGCGACCCAGATCCGTACTGGCGTACTGCGTGCAGATGCAGCCTCGGCGGTTTTTGGTGCCACGATATAGACCCGCTGAAGGAAGCTGGTATCCGCAGGTACGGTGACAATCGTGCCATCGACCCCTTCCAGTTCCAGTTGCATTGCAGGCTCCCCCTTGATCGACAGCTCAAACGGACGAGGCTCACCAGTCTTGTTGCGCAGCCGAACGTCGTAGGTGTTGCGGATCGATCCGTCGGAGAGGGTCACAAAGGTCGGGTTGCGCACCGGAGCAACCGTCAGTTCGATGTCAGAGCGGATGAACAGGGCAAACAACAGCGCCAGACCAACACTCCCCCATAGCGCCGTATACATGATGGTCCGCGGCCTCAGGATGTGTTTCCAGATGTTCTTCGGGGGATGTCCTGCGCGCTCATTCGCCTCATCGCTCAGCGCCATGTAGTCGATCAATCCGCGCGGCTTGCCGATCCGCTCCATCACATCATCACAGGCATCGATACAGAGGGCGCAGGTAATACATTCCATCTGTTGCCCATCGCGAATGTCGATCCCCATCGGGCAGACATTGACGCAGGCCATGCAGTCAATGCAGTCGCCATGCACCAAACCGGGCTCATCGGTCTTGCGAGGCTTGCCACGTGGCTCTCCGCGCCATTCGCGGTAGCCTACGGTCAAAGTATCTTCATCCATCATCGCGGCCTGAATACGCGGCCAGGGGCAGGCATAGATGCAGATCTGCTCTCGGGCAAAGCCGCCAAAAAGGAAGGTGGTGCCGGTCAGAATGGCCATCGTGGTATAGGCAACGGGGTGGGCCTGACCCGTCAGAAGATCCCGCAGCAGGGTTGGTGCATCCGCAAAGTAGAACACCCATGCGCCCCCGGTTGCGAGCCCGATCAGGAGCCAGACGACCCATTTGGTAACCCGCAGCCGCGCCTTTCGGAAATCCAGCTTTTTCTGGCGATGCAGACGCAATCGTGCGTTTCGATCCCCTTCGATCCAGCGTTCCACCAGAATGAACAGGTCGGTCCAGACAGTCTGCGGACAGGTGTAGCCACACCAGACACGGCCAAGCGCCGAGGTGAACAGAAACAACCCCAGACCGGCCATGATCAGCAGGCCGGCGACGAAGTAGAACTCATGCGGCCAGATTTCGATCCAGAAGAAATAAAAGCGCCGGTTGGCAAGATCCAGCAACACCGCCTGATCCGGCAGTGCCGGGCCCCGGTCCCACCGGATCCAGGGCGTCAGGTAGTAGATCCCCAGCGTCACCGCCATGATATACCATTTCAGGTTTCGAAACGGCCCGGACACACGGCGAGGGAATATCGGCTCATGGGCGGCATACAGGCTGGGGGCGGGATCGGAATCGCTCACGGACTCACTCCAAATCTTGCTTTGTTGCAGCGGTTGTCCCAGATGCGCCACGGACGAACCTTGACGTGGATCAAACGCATATACGGAACGCATCTTTGCCGCTACTCGGACGCCGTCAACCGGGCGCGGCATTCTGTCCGAAATTACAGCACCCACCATAATCTCATATAATACAGGTGTTTACATGTTATTGCGACAAGCCCCCGCGCGTCGCCGCGTCGCAGATGTGACACCAGAGCGCAGGCTCATTCGCTAAGCACCTTCTCTCTGAGAAAGAGCATAGCGTGATCGCTGCGCGCTGGGTAGCGCGGCGTTCACAAGGACACATCAGCCCTGTCAGTCTTCTGGGAGCGTCAGGGCGTCGGCTTTTCAGGAAACGCGCGAACAGATCGAAAAGCCGACGCCGGGTCCGCCCCTGCAAAGCAGGAGGGCGAACTGGACAGCCATCGGCGCTGGAAAGGGCGAACCGACGGCACTGTCTCAAGAAGGGATATTACCCAGAAACGCTGCTTGGGTATTTGATAGGGATCAAAGACCCGTAAAATAGGTGCTGCGATTTCAGCGATCCGTAAAAACCCGAGCCGGAACATCCGGCATCAGTGCGTTATCGCCGCCAGGCAGCGCCGGCACAGCCCCGCGCCGGATCGCAGCCACTCGGTGGTTCATCCAATGACGAATGATGTTTCGGTAGAGCCACCCCCGCCCCCCAGTCAGTGCCTGTTCATATTCGCCAAAGAACGCATCCGGACTGTCGAAAACACCAAGATCGCCATTGATACCGGTTCGCTGAATGTAGGTATCTCGCCCCTGCCAGCTGACCATTGGCGCTTGCAGACAATCGGTCCCCGCGCCATAGGCACATAACGACGTCCGGCCCGGAAACGCCGCTTGCAACGAACCCAAGACCTGCTGATCTAGAATGAACCCCTCAAGATTGATCCATCGGGCGTCCAGACGAACCTCAACCCAAGAATGCAGGATGTTGCGTGGTGCCATCCAATACACAAGTTCAGGCACTATTCCGCGTTGTAGGCTCTTGTCGATGGTGAACCCGTGCAGTCGACACGGGATACCAAGCGCGCGCAACACGGTCATCAGCAGCGTCGCCTTTGTGTTGCACTGACCGTAGCCATCCGCAAGTACCAACGAGGCGGGGCGCGTGTCGGCCACATTATAGCCAAACAGGATCTCATCGCGGACGTAGTCATAGGCTGCACCGATCCGTTCATGAGGGGACAGCTGCTGCCAGCCACGTTCTGAGATCAACGCAGCTATCGCTGGTGCCTTGCTGTCGAGCATCGGTGTTACGTCAAGAAAACGGGTATTGGGCATGAGATCACCTATTTGATTGCCCACCCCTGCTACATCCTACAGTGACTGTAGCTTCAAGGGGAAAATCAACCATGTGCCAACATGCTGAACCGGAACGGGGCCGCCCAAAGGCAGCCCCGCTTGATGCTGATACTGTATGAAAGGGCGCAGCCCTATTCACCGCCACCCAATTGGTGCACATAGGCGGTGACCGCGCGGATCTGGGCCTCTGTCAGGCGCGCATTCCAGTTTGGCATGACCCCGTAACGCGAGTTGTAGACGGTTTCGGTCAGTGTCGCGTGATCCCCACCATAGAGCCAGATGGCATCTGCGAGATTCGGCGCCCCCTGGGAGCGGTCACCGGTGCCATCGTCCATGTGGCAAGAAGCACAATTGTCCGCGAAGATCACAGACCCCGCCTCGACCTTGGCGGCATCCTGAGGTTCACCCGAAAGAGACATCACATAGTTCACGACCTGATCAATCTCTTCCTTCTCCAGCAACTCATCCCGGCCAAAGGCTGGCATCTCAGAGTAGCGCGCATCGTCGCTCTCTTCATTGCGGATACCATGGGCGATGGTGGCGTGGATGTCCTCCATCGACCCGCCCCAAAGCCAGTCGTCATCCAGAAGGTTCGGATACCCTTTCGCCCCGGCTGCGCCAGCGCCGTGACATTGGGCGCACCAGGTCTTGAACACCGCCGAACCAGCCGAAACCGCATAGCCGTTCAACTCGGGATCGGTGGTGATATACGCCAGCTCAATCTCCTCCAGACGGCTGTTGATCGGGGCGTTGGCCTCGTTCACAGCTGCGATTTCCTCAGCGACCAGCGCCCGGGAGTTCCAGCCCAACACACCGGCTGTTGCCGATTGGATCCCCGGCCAGGCCGGGTAGGCAACGGTATAGCCGATGGCCCAGATAATGGTCGCATAGAAGGTCCAGAGCCACCAGCGCGGCATCGGGTTGTCGAATTCCTCGATTCCATCCCAGCTGTGGCCGGTGGTGTTCGGGTCGTCCTCGAACTTCTTCACTTTCTTGCTCATGACCGCGCCTCCTTGGCTTTACCCATTTCTGGGGCGGGTTTGTCTTCATGCCGGAAGGGGATGTTGGCGGTATCCTTGTAAACCTTGGTGCTGCCGGGGCGAAACGCCCAGACCACCACGGCCAGAAAGAACACAAACAGGAAGAGCAGCATCCAGCTGTCGGCGAATTCCCGAAGCAGAGTATAAATGTCCATGTCTGCCTCCAATCAGCGGTTGGCGACGGGGGTAAAGGTCGAGAAATCAACCAAGGTCCCCAGCATCTGCAGATAGGCGATCAAAGCGTCAGCTTCGGAGATCCCGGGCTGACCGTCGAAGTTCCGGACGCTGACCTTTTCGCCATAGCGCTCCAGCAGGCCGTCATAGTCGGCATCAGGATTGCTTTGCGCACGAAAGTCTGCCTGTGCGTTCTCCAGCATCCCTTCGGAATACGGCACCCCGACAAACGCATTCGCCGCCATCACATCACCGATGTATTCACCATCAATCCGGTTGTTCTCAAGGAAGCCGTACTTTGGCATCACGGATTCCGGCACCACCGACTGCGGATCGCGCAGGTGATCGACGTGCCATTCGTCCGAGTAGCGACCGCCCACACGGGCCAGATCCGGACCGGTTCGCTTTGATCCCCATTGGAACGGGTGGTCATACATCGACTCTGCGGCCAGCGAATATGGTCCGTAACGTTCGACCTCATCGCGCATGGGGCGGATCATCTGACTGTGGCAGACGTAGCACCCTTCGCGGATGTAGATATCACGCCCGGCCAGCTCCAGCGGGGTGTAGGGACGCATGCCTTCCACCTCTTCGATGGTGTTTTCCAGCCAGAACAGCGGTGCGATCTGGACCAGACCACCGATGGTGACAACTAGGAAGCTACACACCAGCAGGAGGGTCGCGTTGGTCTCGAGGATTTTGTGTTTGTCGAGAATTCCCATTGCTCGGGCCCTCCTTATTCAGCAGGGACTGCGACGGTCAGGCTGGCCTCTTTGGCCGGCGCACGCCGTACAGTCATCCACAGGTTGTAGCACATGATCAGGGCACCAGCGAGGAACATGACCCCACCCAGAGCGCGCACCACGTACATCGGGAATTTCGCAGCCACCGTGTCTGCAAAGGAGTTCACGAGGAACCCGTTGGCATCGACTTCACGCCACATCAGGCCTTCCATGATGCCGGTCACCCACATGGATGCCGCGTAGAGAATGATGCCAATGGTGGCCAACCAGAAATGCCAGGACACCAGGCTGAGGCTGTAGAGACGCTCGCGTTTCCACAGAACCGGCACCAGGAAGTACAGCGCACCAAAGGTGATCATGCCGTTCCAGCCAAGCGCGCCGGAGTGAACGTGACCAATGGTCCAGTCGGTGTAATGCGACAACGAGTTCACGGCACGGATCGACATCATCGGACCTTCAAAGGTGGACATGCCGTAAAAGCCGATCGAGATCACCATCATCCGGATCACCGGGTCGGTGCGCAGCTTGTCCCAGGCCCCGGACAGGGTCATCAGACCGTTGATCATGCCACCCCAGCTGGGCATCCACAGCACGATCGAGAACACCATACCAAGGGTCGAGGCCCAATCCGGCAGAGCGGTGTAATGCAGGTGGTGCGGACCCGCCCAGATGTAGAGGAAGATCAATGCCCAGAAGTGGATGATCGACAGCTTGTATGAGAACACCGGACGCTCAGCCTGCTTCGGCACGAAGTAGTACATCATGCCAAGAAAACCCGCGGTCAGGAAGAAGCCCACAGCGTTGTGACCGTACCACCATTGCACCATCGCGTCCTGCACGCCCGACCACATGATCACCGATTTGGAACCCCAGATACTGACGGGGATCGTCATGTTGTTGACCAAATGCAGCATGGCAACGGTCACGATGAACGCAAGGTAGAACCAGTTTGCCACATAGATATGCGGCTCCTTACGCTTGATCACGGTGCCCAGGAACACCGCCAGATAGGCCACCCAGACGATGGTCAACCAGAGATCAACATGCCATTCCGGTTCTGCATATTCCTTGGACTGGGTTGACCCGAACAGATAGCCGGTCGCCGCCAGCACGATGAACAGCTGATAGCCCCAGAACACAAACCACGCCAGATTACCCCCCCAGAGACGGGCGGCCGAGGTGCGTTGCACCACGTAGAATGAGGTCGCGATCAGCGCATTGCCACCAAAGGCAAAAATCACTGCCGAAGTATGCAGAGGCCGCAGCCGCCCGAAGTTGGCCAGCCCCTGCGCCCACTCAAAGTTCAGGACCGGGAAGGCCAACTGGAAAGCGATGAAGACACCCACCAGAAACCCGACCACGCCCCAGAACGCGGTTGCCACCACACCGGCGCGCACCACACTGTCAAAGTACTCGCCCTGCAGCGATCCCGTTGCAACCACAGGCTCATCGGTGTGTCGAAGGGTGTATAGAAACAGCCCGCCAGCCACGATCATGATGATGATCGCATGAACCTGATAGGCCAAATCCCGCGCATAATTGGTCGCGATCATCGCGAAGAGCGTGACCAAACCAAGCACGATTAGCTTGATATAATTAGACATCTTGCGTCCCTTTTCCTTGCCCGACACGATTCTCTGGTCCGCGTCAGACAGTTTTTTCTGAGCCCTAAATGCAAAACTGCGCCAGACAACGCCTTGATCTGTATCAAGACAGTTTGCCGCAGAATGTGAGAAGCACCTTCATAATGACGCAACTCGCGGCACAACCACAAGTTCGTTGCGGTCGCACATATCCCTGCGAGGTTAATATGTCCTACAAGACACTGCTGACTGTTCTGACCACCCCCGCAAACACCGACACTCAGCTGGAGCAGTCGATCTCATTGACCCGGCTGGCCGACGGCCATGTTGACGCACTGTGCCTTGGCGTGGATCGCACCCAAACCGGCTATTACTACGCTGGTGCCAATGCGATGGTGCTGCAAGAAACCCTGGCCCGTGCCAAGGAAGAGGTCAGTGGCATCGAAGCTACTGCGACCGAGCGTCTGACCCGGTCAGCGGTCAGCTTTAACGTTGAGACAGGTGTCGCACAGATGGCTGATATTGGCCGCCACGTTGCGCGTTTGGCGCGGTTTTGTGATCTTGTTGTGCTGGGCCAGCCCTACGGCAAGGACCGTCCCGCCGAGGCGGAGGCCATTGTCGAAGCGGCCCTTTTCGAAGGCCGCGCGCCTGTGCTTGTGGTGCCGGATGATGCGCCCCTGCCCGCGCAGCCAAAAACCGTATTGGTGGCTTGGAACGAAAGCATCGAAGCCATGACCGCTATTCGCAAAGCACTGCCAATGCTACAGGCGGCGGATGTGGTGCGCGTCGTTGTTATCGACCCGCCGCAGCACGGACCGGAGCGCTCAGATCCGGGCGGGTTGCTGTGCCAGATGCTGTCGCGCCATGGGGTCAAATGCGAGATTGATGTGCTCAGCAAAACCATGACCCGCGTCTCGGACGTGTTGAACCGACATGCAGTCGATACAGCGGCAGATCTGATCGTGATGGGGGCCTACGGGCATTCCCGTTTCCGTGAGGCGATCCTGGGCGGTGCAACCCGCAATATGCTGGAGAAGGCAAAAGTGCCGGTTATGATGGCCCACTAATGCAAGGGCTCAAGTAAGAAGGGGGCGACACGTTCGGCCCCTTCGCTTCCTCAAGGAGTGGTCAGATCAGGCAGCCGCCGTCGCTGTCATCTCCCGCCTCTTCCATAAGGCGCCCCATGTCAGGCACGGTCACATGCCGCTTGCCTTCAAGCTCAATCACGCCGTCCTTGCGCAGGGCGGAAACTTGGCGGCTGACGGTTTCCAGCGTCAGCCCCAGATAGTCTGCCATAGCCTCGCGGGTCAGCGGCAGATCAAAAACGCGACGGTTGCTGTCTTTGTGGAGCTGCAAGGAGGCATCGCGCCGGGCCAGAATAGACAACAAGCTGGCGATCTTTTCGCGCGCCGTTTTACGCCCTAGAACCAGCATCCATTCCCGGGCAGCGTCCAGCTCGTCCAATGTCATCTCAAGCAGACGATGCGCCACATGCGGGGTATGGGCCATCATCTCTTCAAACGGTTTCTTGCGAAAACAGCACATGACCACGGTGGAGGTTGCCACCACATTATAAGCTGCCGTATCGCGTCCGGGTCGGCCAACAAAATCGCTGGGCAGCAGCAGACCAACCATCTGGGTCCGCCCGTCCTCCATGGTCTGCGTCAGGGTTGCGATGCCCGAGACAACGGAGCCTACAAAATCCATCCGGTCACCGGACCAGGTGATTGGTTGGCCCGCATCATAGGTGCGATAGTATTTGATCGAATCCAACACCTCTAGCTCATCCGCATCACAGCGCGCACAAACGGCACGGTGACGAATAGGGCAATCGCCGCAATTGACGTTCTGAATGGTAGGAGTGTTCATGAGAGGTCCGATTTGATCTGCGCTAAGGCTAATGCTCACCTGGCAGTGTCAATTTAAACATGTGCGGCGTAAATCACAATTGGCGACTCCGCGTTAGTCTTTAGCTTGCGAAGCGACTGCAGCCGTAGTTGCCAACGACGGTGACGCTTCACGCTCCAACAAAGACAATGATTTACCCGTTTCAACGGGCCAATGACTGTGGCTCTATAGCCGGATGCGCCATTCTGTCGCGACAATCAAAGCGCAAAACTGTGCAGCGCCGGAAATGCTTGCGCGAACCGCAGCCTACCCGGCTGCGGCCAGAAGTTGCTGCGTGTAGGGATCTGACGGATTGTTGAACAGGTCAGCGGCCGATCCCGCCTCAACCACATCACCCTGCTTCATCACGATCATCTTGTGTGACATGGCCCGTACCACATTCAGATCATGCGAGATGAACAGATACGCGAGCCCATACCGCTCCTGCAGGTCGCGCAACAGATTGACGATCTGCACCTGCACAGTCATGTCCAGTGCCGATGTTGGCTCATCCAGCACCACCAGTTTCGGCCGCAACACCATCGCCCGCGCAATCGCAATCCGTTGCCGCTGGCCACCTGAAAATTCATGCGGGTAGCGATCCATAAATGCCGGATCCAACCCCACCTCAGCCATCACCTCAGCGACCAGATCCCGCGGATCACGGTCCTGATCCACATTGTGAATAGCCAACCCTTCGGAAATGATCTGCGCACAGGTCATTCGCGGGCTAAGTGCCCCGAAAGGATCCTGAAACACGATCTGCATATCCGCCCGCAATCGGCGCAAATCGCGGGTTGACCACTGCCGCAAATCCTGTCCTTGAAACTCAACCCGCCCCTCAGAGGCGATCAGACGCATGATGGCCAATGCCAGCGTGGTTTTGCCGCTGCCACTTTCGCCCACAATGCCCAACGTCTCACCCGCGCGGACCGAAAGCGACGTTGGGTTTACCGCCTTCACATGGCCGACAGTGCGTTTCAGTAAGCCTTTTTGAATGGGAAACCACACCTTCAGATCTTCGGTGCGGATCAGCTCCTGGGCATCCTCCGGCACCGGTTGAGGCTGGCCAGTCGGTTCGGCATCCAGCAGTTTGCGCGTGTAGGGATGCTGCGGATTAGCAAAAATCTCAGCCGTGGGACCGCTTTCAACGATCTCACCCGCCTGCATGACGCAGACGCGATCCGCGATCCGGCGGACAATGCTCAGATCATGGGTGATGAACAGCAACCCCATGCCCTCGCTGGATTTCAGATCCGCGAGCAGGTCGAGGATCTGCACCTGAATGGTGACATCAAGGGCAGTTGTCGGCTCATCCGCGATCAGGATATCGGGTTTGTTGGCAAGAGCCATGGCGATCATCACCCGCTGGCGCTGCCCGCCGGACAACTGATGCGGATACGCGTCCAGACGGGTCTCTGCGTCCCGGATACCAACCCGGTTCAACAGATCCACAATCCGCTCCCGCGCCGCCGTGCCGCCAAGCCCCTGATGCAGAGCAAGCGACTCTGCCAACTGTTTCTCAATCGTGTGCAGCGGGTTGAGAGAGGTCATCGGCTCCTGAAAAATGAAGCTGATATCATTGCCTCGTACCTGCCGAAGATGGCGCTCACTGGCGCCGACCATCTCGGTGCCATCATAAGTAACGGAACCAGTGACCGTGGCGCTGTCACCCAGCAGTGAGACTGTCGACAGCGCCGAAACCGATTTGCCGGAACCGCTCTCCCCCACCAACGCGACCGTCTCCCCGCGGCCCACCGAAAAGGACACACCGCGCACTGCCTCTGTCACCTTGCCATCCTGGCGGAAGGAAACCCGCAGATCGCGGACATTCAGGAGCTGAGAGGTGTCAGTGTTCATGAGAATGTCTTTCTCGGATCAAAGGCATCGCGCACCCCTTCAAAGATGAAGACCAGCAGGGACAGCATGATCGCAAAGGTGAAAAACGCGGTGAAAGCGAGCCAGGGCGCCTCTAGGTTCTGCTTGGCCTGCAATGTCAGTTCCCCAAGCGACGGCGCGGAGGATGGCAGCCCAAAGCCAAGGAAATCCAGCCCAGCAAGCGTCCCGATGGTGCCGGTCACGATAAACGGCAGAAACGTCAGGGTCGCAACCATTGCATTCGGCAGCATATGGCGGAACATGATGGTCATATTGCCCACCCCCAATGCCTTGGCCGCGCGCACATATTCCAGATTGCGGGCACGCAGGAACTCCGCCCGGACCACGCTGACCAAGGCTGTCCAACTGAACAGGATCATCAGTACCACCAATAGCCAGAAACTGCGTCCCAGAATGGCGAACATGATGATGATGACGTAGAGCTGCGGGATGGAGCCCCAGATCTCAATCACCCTCTGGAAAATCAGATCTAGCCAGCCACCAAAAAACCCCTGAACCGCACCCGCTGCGATCCCCAC is a window encoding:
- the fnrL gene encoding transcriptional regulator FnrL, translating into MNTPTIQNVNCGDCPIRHRAVCARCDADELEVLDSIKYYRTYDAGQPITWSGDRMDFVGSVVSGIATLTQTMEDGRTQMVGLLLPSDFVGRPGRDTAAYNVVATSTVVMCCFRKKPFEEMMAHTPHVAHRLLEMTLDELDAAREWMLVLGRKTAREKIASLLSILARRDASLQLHKDSNRRVFDLPLTREAMADYLGLTLETVSRQVSALRKDGVIELEGKRHVTVPDMGRLMEEAGDDSDGGCLI
- a CDS encoding universal stress protein produces the protein MSYKTLLTVLTTPANTDTQLEQSISLTRLADGHVDALCLGVDRTQTGYYYAGANAMVLQETLARAKEEVSGIEATATERLTRSAVSFNVETGVAQMADIGRHVARLARFCDLVVLGQPYGKDRPAEAEAIVEAALFEGRAPVLVVPDDAPLPAQPKTVLVAWNESIEAMTAIRKALPMLQAADVVRVVVIDPPQHGPERSDPGGLLCQMLSRHGVKCEIDVLSKTMTRVSDVLNRHAVDTAADLIVMGAYGHSRFREAILGGATRNMLEKAKVPVMMAH
- a CDS encoding ABC transporter ATP-binding protein; translated protein: MNTDTSQLLNVRDLRVSFRQDGKVTEAVRGVSFSVGRGETVALVGESGSGKSVSALSTVSLLGDSATVTGSVTYDGTEMVGASERHLRQVRGNDISFIFQEPMTSLNPLHTIEKQLAESLALHQGLGGTAARERIVDLLNRVGIRDAETRLDAYPHQLSGGQRQRVMIAMALANKPDILIADEPTTALDVTIQVQILDLLADLKSSEGMGLLFITHDLSIVRRIADRVCVMQAGEIVESGPTAEIFANPQHPYTRKLLDAEPTGQPQPVPEDAQELIRTEDLKVWFPIQKGLLKRTVGHVKAVNPTSLSVRAGETLGIVGESGSGKTTLALAIMRLIASEGRVEFQGQDLRQWSTRDLRRLRADMQIVFQDPFGALSPRMTCAQIISEGLAIHNVDQDRDPRDLVAEVMAEVGLDPAFMDRYPHEFSGGQRQRIAIARAMVLRPKLVVLDEPTSALDMTVQVQIVNLLRDLQERYGLAYLFISHDLNVVRAMSHKMIVMKQGDVVEAGSAADLFNNPSDPYTQQLLAAAG
- the ccoN gene encoding cytochrome-c oxidase, cbb3-type subunit I is translated as MSNYIKLIVLGLVTLFAMIATNYARDLAYQVHAIIIMIVAGGLFLYTLRHTDEPVVATGSLQGEYFDSVVRAGVVATAFWGVVGFLVGVFIAFQLAFPVLNFEWAQGLANFGRLRPLHTSAVIFAFGGNALIATSFYVVQRTSAARLWGGNLAWFVFWGYQLFIVLAATGYLFGSTQSKEYAEPEWHVDLWLTIVWVAYLAVFLGTVIKRKEPHIYVANWFYLAFIVTVAMLHLVNNMTIPVSIWGSKSVIMWSGVQDAMVQWWYGHNAVGFFLTAGFLGMMYYFVPKQAERPVFSYKLSIIHFWALIFLYIWAGPHHLHYTALPDWASTLGMVFSIVLWMPSWGGMINGLMTLSGAWDKLRTDPVIRMMVISIGFYGMSTFEGPMMSIRAVNSLSHYTDWTIGHVHSGALGWNGMITFGALYFLVPVLWKRERLYSLSLVSWHFWLATIGIILYAASMWVTGIMEGLMWREVDANGFLVNSFADTVAAKFPMYVVRALGGVMFLAGALIMCYNLWMTVRRAPAKEASLTVAVPAE
- a CDS encoding ABC transporter permease, with amino-acid sequence MALSPLNQRRWSNFCRNRRAFWSLWIFSVLFGISLFAEFVANDKPMLVNYRGEYFTPVFNFYPETAFGGDFQTEAAYRDPEVQCLIASGGVEDCFDDPEGILEEIEAGTFAADGFVEGWAIWPPIPYSFNTTVDRPGAAPLPPNGQNLLGTDDTKRDVLARVIHGFRLSILFTLMVTGAATLVGIAAGAVQGFFGGWLDLIFQRVIEIWGSIPQLYVIIIMFAILGRSFWLLVVLMILFSWTALVSVVRAEFLRARNLEYVRAAKALGVGNMTIMFRHMLPNAMVATLTFLPFIVTGTIGTLAGLDFLGFGLPSSAPSLGELTLQAKQNLEAPWLAFTAFFTFAIMLSLLVFIFEGVRDAFDPRKTFS
- the ccoO gene encoding cytochrome-c oxidase, cbb3-type subunit II, whose amino-acid sequence is MGILDKHKILETNATLLLVCSFLVVTIGGLVQIAPLFWLENTIEEVEGMRPYTPLELAGRDIYIREGCYVCHSQMIRPMRDEVERYGPYSLAAESMYDHPFQWGSKRTGPDLARVGGRYSDEWHVDHLRDPQSVVPESVMPKYGFLENNRIDGEYIGDVMAANAFVGVPYSEGMLENAQADFRAQSNPDADYDGLLERYGEKVSVRNFDGQPGISEADALIAYLQMLGTLVDFSTFTPVANR